From Pantoea sp. Aalb, one genomic window encodes:
- the pgi gene encoding glucose-6-phosphate isomerase, with amino-acid sequence MKNINPTKTAAWQELQKHFNQIKSIHIAELFDQDPNRVEKFSININDQMFVDFSKNHITKETIDKLQTLAKATDLKSAITSMFYGKKINCTEDRPALHIALRNRSNRPIFVDSKNIMLEINTVLNKMKIFSELIINGIWKGYTGKAISNVVNIGIGGSDLGPFMVTETLRPYKNHLNMFFISNIDGTHLTEILKKINSETTLFIIASKTFTTQETMTNAHSARAWFLRKAGNNQKYITKHFVALSTNIKAVNEFGIDTSNVFTLWDWVGGRYSLWSAIGLSIVLSIGFSNFKQLLDGAYAMDQHFLTTPEEQNLPILLALIGIWYNNFFGAETEAILPYDQYMYKFTAYLQQANMESNGKNVDRNGNPVNYQTGPIIWGEPGTNGQHAFYQLLHQGTKLVPCDFIAPAISHNTLADHHKKLLSNFFAQTKALAFGKSRALVEQEFIDTGKSIQSVSHLIPFKIFQGNRPSNSILLRKITPFNLGMLIALYEHKIFTQGVILNIFTFDQWGVELGKQLADSILSDLENDMIIKNHDQSTNILINLYKNWR; translated from the coding sequence ATGAAAAATATTAATCCAACTAAAACCGCAGCTTGGCAAGAATTACAAAAGCATTTTAATCAAATTAAATCAATACATATAGCTGAATTATTCGATCAAGATCCTAATCGTGTTGAGAAGTTTTCTATCAATATTAATGATCAAATGTTTGTTGATTTTTCAAAAAATCATATTACTAAGGAAACAATTGATAAATTACAAACATTAGCGAAAGCAACAGATTTAAAAAGTGCAATTACATCAATGTTTTATGGTAAAAAAATCAATTGTACTGAAGATCGTCCAGCATTACATATTGCATTACGTAATCGTAGTAATAGACCTATTTTTGTTGATTCTAAAAATATAATGTTAGAGATAAATACAGTTTTAAATAAAATGAAAATTTTTTCTGAACTTATTATTAATGGTATATGGAAAGGATATACTGGCAAAGCAATTAGTAATGTAGTTAATATTGGTATCGGTGGTTCTGATCTAGGTCCTTTCATGGTAACAGAAACATTACGACCGTATAAAAATCATTTAAATATGTTTTTTATTTCTAATATTGATGGTACACATCTTACTGAAATATTAAAAAAAATAAATTCAGAAACTACTTTATTTATAATTGCTTCAAAAACATTTACAACACAAGAAACAATGACTAATGCGCATAGTGCACGTGCATGGTTTCTTAGAAAAGCTGGTAATAATCAAAAATATATTACAAAACATTTTGTTGCACTTTCTACTAATATAAAAGCAGTTAATGAGTTTGGGATTGATACTTCTAATGTATTTACATTGTGGGATTGGGTTGGAGGACGTTATTCTTTATGGTCGGCAATTGGCTTATCAATTGTTTTATCCATTGGTTTTAGTAATTTTAAGCAATTACTTGATGGTGCGTATGCCATGGATCAACACTTTCTAACAACACCAGAAGAACAAAACTTACCTATATTACTAGCACTTATTGGTATCTGGTATAATAATTTTTTTGGTGCTGAAACAGAAGCTATTTTACCATATGATCAATATATGTATAAATTTACAGCATATTTACAACAAGCTAATATGGAATCTAATGGTAAAAACGTAGATCGCAATGGAAATCCAGTTAATTACCAAACTGGTCCTATTATCTGGGGAGAACCAGGTACTAATGGTCAGCATGCTTTTTATCAGCTTCTTCATCAAGGAACTAAATTAGTTCCTTGTGATTTTATTGCACCAGCTATTAGTCATAATACTTTAGCAGATCATCATAAAAAGTTATTATCAAATTTTTTCGCACAAACAAAAGCTTTAGCTTTTGGTAAATCTCGTGCATTAGTTGAACAAGAATTTATAGATACTGGTAAATCAATTCAATCTGTATCACACCTCATACCTTTTAAAATTTTTCAAGGTAATCGTCCGAGTAATTCTATTTTGCTTCGTAAAATTACTCCATTTAATCTTGGTATGTTAATAGCTTTATATGAGCATAAAATTTTTACACAAGGAGTTATATTAAATATTTTTACCTTTGATCAATGGGGAGTTGAGTTAGGTAAACAATTAGCAGATTCTATCTTATCAGACTTAGAAAATGATATGATTATTAAAAATCATGATCAATCTACTAATATCTTAATTAATCTTTACAAAAATTGGCGTTAA
- the lysC gene encoding lysine-sensitive aspartokinase 3: MSQILIVAKFGGSSVSNFDSMNRSIDIVLSNLNTRLVVLSASEGVTNLLISLSEGQEKAQRTYLLDKIRSIQYSIINCLKLPDIIRNEIDRILLNITMLSETATLATSDALTDELVSHGELMSTLLFVQIMLERQIKVKWFDVRKVMYTNDRFGHADPDLAKIKENSTVLLQPDIQEQIIVTQGFIGSEMKGRTTTLGRGGSDYTAALLGEALQATRVDIWTDVAGIYTTDPRIVPTAKRIEEITFEEAAEMATFGAKVLHPTTLLPAVRSGIPVFVGSSKDLTAGGTRVCNNTKNPPLFRSLTLRRKQTLVTLHSLNMLHARGFLAEVFNILAKYNICVDLITTSEISVALTLDNIGLTSTSDSLLTGNLLIELSSLCRVEIEKNLALIAIIGNNLSKACGIGKEVFSALQSFNLRMICYGASSYNICFLVPGNDAEKVVRVLHKNLFGS, from the coding sequence ATGTCTCAAATTTTGATTGTAGCTAAATTTGGTGGATCTAGTGTTTCTAATTTTGATTCTATGAACCGTAGTATAGATATCGTGTTATCTAATTTAAATACACGTTTAGTTGTTCTATCTGCTTCTGAAGGTGTAACTAATCTATTAATTTCTCTTTCTGAAGGGCAAGAAAAGGCACAACGTACCTATCTTTTAGATAAAATACGTAGTATTCAATATTCGATTATTAATTGTTTAAAATTACCAGATATAATCCGTAATGAAATTGATCGTATCTTATTAAATATTACTATGCTATCTGAAACAGCTACATTAGCCACTTCTGATGCGTTAACTGATGAACTAGTGAGTCATGGTGAATTAATGTCTACATTACTATTTGTTCAAATTATGCTTGAACGTCAAATAAAGGTAAAATGGTTTGATGTACGTAAAGTAATGTATACCAACGATAGGTTTGGTCATGCAGATCCAGATCTTGCTAAAATAAAAGAAAATTCTACAGTATTACTACAACCTGATATTCAAGAACAAATAATTGTTACACAAGGATTTATTGGGAGTGAAATGAAAGGTCGTACTACTACTTTAGGAAGGGGTGGTAGTGACTATACTGCAGCACTACTCGGTGAAGCTCTTCAAGCAACACGTGTAGATATATGGACTGATGTAGCAGGTATTTATACAACTGATCCACGCATTGTACCAACAGCTAAACGTATTGAAGAAATTACATTTGAAGAAGCAGCAGAAATGGCTACTTTCGGTGCTAAAGTTTTACATCCTACAACATTGTTGCCTGCAGTCCGTAGTGGTATTCCAGTGTTTGTTGGATCTAGTAAAGATTTAACGGCTGGTGGTACTCGTGTTTGTAATAATACTAAAAATCCACCATTATTTCGTTCTTTAACTCTACGTCGTAAACAAACATTAGTTACTTTGCATAGCTTAAATATGCTACATGCACGAGGATTTTTAGCTGAAGTATTTAATATTTTAGCAAAATATAATATTTGTGTTGATCTTATAACTACTTCAGAAATAAGTGTTGCATTAACACTTGATAATATAGGTTTAACATCTACTAGTGATAGTCTTTTAACAGGTAATTTATTGATTGAACTTTCTTCATTATGTCGTGTTGAAATAGAAAAAAACTTAGCATTAATAGCAATTATTGGTAATAATCTATCAAAAGCTTGTGGTATTGGTAAAGAAGTATTTAGTGCTTTACAATCTTTTAATTTACGTATGATTTGTTATGGTGCTAGCAGTTATAATATTTGTTTTTTAGTCCCAGGAAATGATGCTGAAAAGGTAGTACGTGTTCTTCATAAGAATTTATTTGGTTCTTAA
- a CDS encoding YhgN family NAAT transporter: protein MTEMISSTILLILIMDPVGNLPIFMSVLKHLEPKRRRIILIREMLIALMLMILFLFSGESILNFLNVRTQTVSIAGGIILFLIAISMIFPSNSTNTNNLPVGEEPFLVPLAIPLVAGPSLLATLMLLSHQYPNQILNLIGALLIAWGITAIILLLSGLFLSVLGDKGVNALERLMGLILIMLATQMFLDGIRSYIKI from the coding sequence ATGACTGAAATGATATCTTCTACTATATTATTAATTTTAATTATGGATCCAGTAGGTAATCTACCAATATTTATGTCGGTTCTAAAGCATTTAGAACCAAAGCGTCGACGTATAATACTTATACGAGAAATGCTCATTGCATTGATGTTGATGATATTATTTTTATTCTCTGGAGAATCTATTTTAAACTTTTTAAATGTACGTACTCAAACTGTATCAATTGCCGGTGGAATTATTTTATTTTTAATAGCTATTAGCATGATTTTTCCTTCTAATTCAACTAATACTAATAATTTACCTGTAGGTGAAGAACCATTTTTAGTTCCTTTAGCAATCCCATTAGTAGCTGGTCCTTCTTTATTGGCTACCTTAATGTTACTTTCTCATCAATATCCAAATCAAATTTTAAACTTAATAGGTGCATTATTGATCGCTTGGGGTATTACAGCAATAATTTTATTGCTTTCAGGATTATTTTTAAGTGTATTAGGAGATAAGGGCGTAAATGCATTAGAACGTCTTATGGGATTAATTCTTATAATGTTAGCGACACAAATGTTTTTAGATGGTATTCGTTCTTATATAAAAATTTAA